The Desulfosporosinus acidiphilus SJ4 genome has a window encoding:
- a CDS encoding SDR family NAD(P)-dependent oxidoreductase yields MLEGKRVLVTGAGGFIGSHLTENLVRNGAKVRVFIRYNSRDGRGNLEDLEPRILDEIEIVAGDLRDADVIERSLKGCDTVFHLGALVGIPYSYKNPREVVETNVMGTFNVLTAARDLGVERIVHTSTSEVYGSARYVPIDENHPLQGQSPYSASKIGADKLAESFYAAYDLPVVTVRPFNCYGPRQSARAVIPTLITQAVASQEIRLGNIETLRDFTFVTDTVDGFLKASQREAALGKVINVGSGKEISIGELAQVIIKTLGSKAQIFIDESRVRPKRSEVNRLLADNRLAKEILGWEPRVSLEEGITKTMEWISGHLNRFQIGKYQI; encoded by the coding sequence GTGTTGGAGGGAAAGCGGGTTTTGGTCACAGGAGCCGGTGGCTTTATCGGCAGTCACCTCACGGAAAACTTAGTCAGGAATGGGGCTAAAGTCCGTGTTTTTATTCGTTATAATTCCCGTGATGGTCGTGGAAACTTAGAGGATTTGGAGCCGAGGATTCTTGATGAAATCGAAATCGTTGCCGGGGATTTGCGCGATGCTGATGTTATTGAGCGCTCGCTAAAAGGGTGCGATACTGTGTTTCATTTAGGTGCTTTAGTGGGAATTCCTTATTCCTATAAAAATCCTCGGGAAGTCGTGGAAACTAATGTTATGGGAACATTTAATGTTCTTACAGCCGCAAGGGATCTTGGCGTGGAACGAATTGTTCATACTTCAACCAGTGAAGTCTATGGTTCTGCGCGCTACGTTCCTATCGACGAAAATCATCCTCTTCAAGGCCAGTCTCCGTATTCAGCCAGTAAAATCGGGGCGGATAAGTTGGCTGAAAGCTTTTATGCTGCCTACGACTTACCTGTTGTGACAGTTAGGCCCTTTAATTGCTACGGGCCGAGGCAATCAGCGAGGGCCGTTATACCAACGCTGATTACCCAGGCTGTGGCCTCTCAGGAAATACGACTTGGCAATATAGAAACTTTACGCGATTTTACTTTTGTAACAGATACAGTGGATGGGTTTCTAAAAGCTTCACAAAGGGAAGCTGCTCTTGGTAAGGTCATCAACGTTGGCTCGGGAAAAGAAATATCCATTGGAGAGTTGGCTCAGGTTATTATAAAGACTTTGGGAAGCAAGGCCCAGATTTTCATCGATGAGTCCAGGGTTCGCCCGAAACGCAGTGAGGTTAACCGTCTTCTGGCGGATAATCGCTTAGCTAAGGAAATTCTCGGGTGGGAACCTCGTGTTTCCTTGGAAGAAGGGATCACTAAGACGATGGAGTGGATTTCCGGTCATTTGAACCGTTTTCAAATAGGAAAATACCAGATATAG
- a CDS encoding sugar phosphate nucleotidyltransferase: protein MQTIILAGGRGIRLDPFSRILPKPLFPIGDKPIAEILVEQLKLAGVQEIIMCLGYLADLMKLYFQDGSYYDLTIRYSLETTPLGTAGPLRLVDNLEDNFLVVNGDELTTLDFRRLYDHHLATKADMTVAVHKKSVSSSFGVLETKDGQIISYSEKPSMDYWASMGIYVVNKRILPLIPENQRFDMPDLVQRLLLEQAKVVSYESQDLWFDIGTMADLEKAKEQFDTVRFL from the coding sequence ATGCAAACCATTATATTGGCGGGCGGTCGTGGAATACGGTTAGATCCATTTTCCCGAATTTTGCCCAAACCTCTTTTTCCGATTGGCGATAAACCCATTGCAGAGATCCTTGTGGAACAACTCAAACTTGCAGGTGTTCAAGAAATCATCATGTGCTTAGGTTATCTTGCTGATCTTATGAAACTTTACTTTCAAGATGGAAGCTATTACGACTTAACCATTCGTTATTCACTAGAAACAACCCCTTTAGGAACGGCAGGTCCTTTAAGATTGGTTGATAACTTAGAAGACAATTTTTTGGTTGTCAATGGGGATGAATTGACAACCTTAGACTTTAGGAGGTTGTATGACCATCATTTAGCAACAAAGGCTGATATGACGGTGGCGGTGCATAAGAAGTCTGTTAGTTCGTCATTCGGGGTCTTGGAAACGAAGGATGGTCAAATCATTTCTTATTCAGAAAAACCATCGATGGACTATTGGGCAAGCATGGGGATTTATGTGGTTAATAAGAGAATTCTTCCCTTGATTCCAGAAAATCAACGATTTGATATGCCGGACCTAGTTCAGCGCCTTCTCCTTGAACAAGCCAAGGTTGTGAGCTATGAGAGTCAAGACCTTTGGTTTGACATTGGGACGATGGCGGATCTTGAAAAAGCCAAAGAACAATTTGACACGGTTAGGTTTTTATAA
- a CDS encoding polysaccharide biosynthesis protein has product MELFDDKVIVITGGTGSLGKVLTRRLLKKELGSPKKIIIFSRDEAKQHAMRVEYQNKQKVTDEVIYDNFTRLIEFRIGDIRDYPSVCSVLKDANIVINAAALKQVPSCEYFPFEAVRTNIIGAENIIRGIAENNLPVETVVGVSTDKACKPVNSMGISKAMQERMFITANVLIPKTRFICVRYGNVLASRGSVIPLFHEQIKHGGPLTITTKEMTRFLLPLESAVDTIIAALTGAKPGEIYIPKIPAARIEDVAKALIGNRQIPITYTGIRPGEKVHEVLISEEEAWRAYDRGDYYAIKPMLPELFVAEPGQQPLVKEYSSGDFLMTFEETAALLKKQHLLIEQFRDEGEFLR; this is encoded by the coding sequence ATGGAACTTTTTGATGATAAAGTCATCGTCATTACCGGGGGAACGGGTTCACTGGGTAAGGTCCTGACCCGCCGACTGTTGAAAAAGGAGCTTGGTTCCCCGAAGAAAATTATTATTTTTTCCCGGGATGAAGCAAAGCAACATGCCATGCGGGTTGAGTATCAGAATAAACAGAAGGTTACGGACGAAGTTATTTATGACAATTTCACTCGCTTAATTGAGTTTCGTATCGGAGATATCCGGGATTATCCGTCCGTTTGTTCGGTATTAAAGGATGCCAACATTGTTATCAATGCGGCAGCTTTAAAACAAGTTCCGTCATGTGAGTATTTTCCCTTTGAGGCTGTGCGAACGAATATCATCGGAGCGGAAAATATCATACGCGGCATTGCCGAAAACAATCTTCCAGTAGAAACAGTTGTTGGAGTTTCAACGGATAAAGCTTGTAAGCCGGTAAACTCGATGGGAATTTCCAAAGCTATGCAGGAAAGAATGTTTATCACTGCCAATGTGCTCATTCCCAAGACGAGATTTATTTGCGTACGTTACGGTAATGTTTTGGCTTCCAGGGGTTCGGTGATTCCCTTATTTCATGAGCAGATCAAGCATGGTGGTCCTCTAACGATTACTACGAAAGAAATGACCCGCTTTTTATTACCCTTAGAAAGTGCTGTCGATACCATTATTGCAGCTCTGACAGGGGCAAAACCCGGTGAAATCTATATTCCTAAAATTCCCGCAGCCCGGATTGAGGATGTCGCGAAAGCCCTCATTGGAAACCGCCAGATTCCCATAACTTATACAGGAATTCGCCCGGGAGAAAAAGTGCACGAAGTTTTAATTTCCGAAGAAGAGGCTTGGAGGGCCTATGATCGGGGCGATTATTATGCCATTAAGCCGATGCTTCCTGAACTGTTTGTGGCAGAACCCGGCCAACAGCCTTTAGTAAAAGAGTATAGTTCC
- a CDS encoding dTDP-4-dehydrorhamnose reductase family protein, whose amino-acid sequence MKKVLVLGATGMLGHTLFNYLSEAPCLDVYATVRSAKELSGWLSIAKIKKLYSGIDILQTDCIVKVLSEVKPDIVVNCIGIIKQLPEAQDPITTLTVNALLPHRLARLCSASGARFIHISSDCVFDGSKGNYDERDFSNAADLYGRTKFLGEVTYPHCLTLRTSIIGHELKGNFGLVEWFLGQKEKVRGFRKVVYSGLPTVEFSRIIRDYVIPNPELSGLYHVSTSPISKYELLKLIAVKYKKTIDIEPDNSIRLDRSLDSSKFRALTGYNPPGWAELIREMHHHYLQGPYQIR is encoded by the coding sequence ATGAAAAAAGTATTGGTCCTGGGCGCAACAGGGATGTTAGGGCATACCCTCTTTAATTATCTTTCGGAAGCACCCTGTCTCGATGTCTATGCCACGGTTCGTTCAGCGAAGGAATTATCGGGTTGGCTGTCAATCGCCAAAATTAAGAAGCTCTACTCCGGTATAGACATTCTGCAGACAGACTGTATTGTCAAGGTTTTGTCTGAGGTTAAGCCCGATATCGTTGTGAATTGTATTGGAATCATTAAACAGCTTCCCGAAGCCCAAGATCCAATCACGACGCTAACGGTGAACGCCCTGTTACCCCATCGCTTAGCCCGGCTTTGCAGTGCCTCAGGTGCGCGCTTTATTCACATCAGTTCAGATTGTGTTTTTGATGGGTCAAAAGGGAATTATGATGAACGTGATTTTTCGAATGCCGCTGATCTTTACGGGAGGACTAAATTTCTTGGGGAAGTTACCTATCCTCATTGCCTTACGCTTCGCACCTCCATTATTGGCCATGAATTAAAAGGTAACTTCGGGCTGGTTGAATGGTTTTTGGGCCAGAAGGAAAAGGTTCGGGGGTTTAGAAAAGTCGTCTATTCCGGGTTGCCCACCGTTGAATTTTCAAGGATTATCCGTGACTACGTAATCCCGAATCCGGAATTAAGCGGACTTTATCACGTATCAACCAGTCCTATCTCAAAATATGAGCTGCTTAAACTTATTGCCGTAAAGTACAAGAAAACGATTGATATTGAACCGGATAACAGTATTCGGCTGGATCGATCATTAGACTCTTCCAAATTCCGCGCTCTTACGGGTTATAATCCGCCCGGGTGGGCAGAACTGATCCGTGAGATGCATCACCACTATTTGCAAGGCCCATATCAAATACGTTAA